A genomic region of Raphanus sativus cultivar WK10039 chromosome 6, ASM80110v3, whole genome shotgun sequence contains the following coding sequences:
- the LOC130495750 gene encoding uncharacterized protein LOC130495750, whose translation MALDDDTNQAEMTPREIELLNRLEILQSQVTDLHKARETTPGGHELLLEVQTLKDQLGEHSKQLLQSAEKLDAMEAENLVLRQENQTLGKTNNKRKRFRTKVRPMASLNTPRDGERTSHRPITTDDKPEGREAAHNATRVQVDSDSDTEDEEYSPDDPAILHPSLAAYLERVVSERFGTIQSMVERLPGVAPPIRRSNPGSYSDTPFVEEIASVEMPRKFSFPSIKMYEGTGDPDNHVAQYKQRILAVAIPREAQEATMCIGFGSTLTGPALQWYINLPTKSIRSFAALSDKFVEQFASSRNLEKNSDDLYEVLQHRNEPLRSYIARFKQEKVAIPECNVNTAMSAFKRGLLPEGDLYKELTKYKCRTMEDVLSRTWAQVRWEEDVASRAKAYPKHDQKSSKLTRNDCDESFHPKSARETSIPGRGRYQNRPLPRSEGMMVSNWPDISHLAITKPELIGVLRQMGPQVKWTPKMKASVANRNPKRWCEFHSDHGHTTEDCIALKIEVAELLKKGHLREFLSDKATNLLNKEGPGLPTEAAPALPPQQDRVIHVISGVSEVSGISRADAKRSTRNARNGQEAEGPKRLLLGKDDISFTAREQERVLAPHHDALVISLTIANCLVKQILVDNGSSSNIIFHSAYADLGLEPKALTRKATPFVGFS comes from the coding sequence atggcacTAGATGACGATACTAACCAAGCAGAGATGACCCCGAGGGAGATCGAGCTCCTCAATCGGCTCGAAATTCTTCAAAGTCAGGTCACCGACCTTCACAAAGCTCGAGAGACCACGCCTGGAGGTCATGAACTTCTTCtagaagttcaaaccctaaaagatcaacttggagaacactccaagcagCTGCTGcaaagcgccgagaagctagacgctatggaggcggagaatcttgtccttCGGCAAGAGAACCAAACCCTCGGCAAAACCAAcaacaagcgaaagcggttccgAACTAAGGTTCGACCTATGGCTTCGCTCAACACTCCCCGCGATGGTGAAAGAACGTCTCACCGACCCATCACCACAGATGACAAACCCGAAGGCCGAGAAGCCGCTCACAACGCGACCCGGGTGCAAGTGGATAGCGATTCTGACACTGAAGACGAAGAATACTCACCAGACGATCCCGCGATCTTACACCCATCTCTAGCTGCCTACCTAGAAAGGGTGGTTTCCGAAAGGTTCGGCACCATCCAATCTATGGTGGAAAGGCTTCCAGGGGTAGCTCCCCCTATCCGGAGGAGCAATCCAGGGTCCTATTCCGATACACCCTTCGTGGAGGAGATTGCTTCGGTAGAGATGCCACGCAAGTTCTCCttcccgagcataaagatgtatgaaggTACAGGAGATCCCGACAATCACGTTgctcagtacaagcaacgcatCCTAGCCGTAGCAATCCCCCGGGAAGCACaggaagctaccatgtgcatAGGATTTGGATCGACCTTGACCGGTCCTGCTCTTCAATGGTACATCAACCTTCCTACCAAGTCCATCAGgtcctttgcagcccttagcgacAAGTTTGTGGAGCAATTCGCTAGTAGCCGCAACCTAGAGAAAAACTCAGATGATCTGTATGaagtcctccagcataggaacgaACCCTTGCGTTCCTACATAGCACGCTTCAAACAAGAGAAGGTGGCTATCCCCGAGTGCAACGTTAATACGGCTATGTCAGCCTTTAAGCGGGGCCTACTCCCGGAGGGAGATCTCTACAAGGAGCTGACCAAATACAAATGCAGGACTATGGAAGATGTATTGTCTCGTActtgggctcaagtaagatgGGAGGAGGACGTTGCAAGTAGGGCCAAGGCCTACCCGAAACACGATCAAAAGTCCTCGAAGCTAACTAGGAACGATTGCGATGAGTCCTTCCATCCCAAGTCAGCTAGGGAGACTAGTATTCCAGGCAGGGGCAGATATCAAAATCGTCCTTTGCCTAGATCCGAAGGAATGATGGTATCCAACTGGCCCGATATTTCTCATCTTGCAATAACAAAGCCAGAGCTGATCGGTGTCCTACGACAAATGGGTCCGCAAGTCAAGTGGACCCCTAAGATGAAGGCCTCAGTGGCTAACCGAAACCCCAAGCGGTGGTGCGAATTCCATAGTGATCATGGCCACACTACTGAGGATTGTATAGCCCTGAAGATAGAAGTCGCCGAGCTTCTCAAGAAAGGCCACCTGAGAGAATTCCTCTCGGATAAGGCCACAAACCTCCTGAATAAAGAAGGTCCCGGTCTTCCTACCGAAGCGGCTCCCGCGTTGCCACCACAGCAAGACCGGGTGATCCACGTCATCTCAGGCGTATCAGAAGTAAGCGGAATCAGCAGGGCCGATGCCAAAAGAAGTACTCGCAATGCCAGAAAcggccaagaggccgagggtcctAAGCGCTTACTCCTAGGAAAAGATGATATCAGTttcactgcaagggagcagGAGAGGGTCCTAGCTCCTCACCACGACGCCCTTGttatttcacttaccatagcgaACTGCTTGGTCAAGCAAATATTGGTGGATAATGGGAGCTCCAGTAACATTATCTTCCACTCAGCCTACGCCGATCTAGGGCTGGAACCTAAGGCCTTAACGAGAAAGGCGACCCCTTTTGTAGGCTTCAGTTGA